A single Anatilimnocola floriformis DNA region contains:
- a CDS encoding SDR family oxidoreductase, producing the protein MNSFSDISPPANRPKDATPPLPLLVTGLAGVAGYNAFQFLRARFGSQVLAIRRTDYWPLSGPGIIPCNMDDRDAMRRLFDEHQFAGVLHCEGTCKLKSCELDPVMARRINVRSMEVLLETIAASDVRLVHLSIDLVFSGTRGGNHLEDDATDPVTIYGKTMVEAEELIARERPSAAMLRISLPMGVSFNGHAGAIDWIQSRFKKQKPATLYFDERRTPTYTDCLSPLLLDVLARRELTGLYHAGGPLSLSLYEIAQVVNRVGGYRPEDLMGCNRIEAGPLPPRAGDVSMNSSRLATAIGYEPFDPWPYHPEFVPTHREWHAERNGEQGSPELLAEILYRNPGRRLI; encoded by the coding sequence ATGAATAGCTTTAGCGATATTTCTCCGCCGGCGAATCGACCGAAGGATGCGACTCCACCACTGCCGCTGCTCGTCACCGGCCTCGCTGGAGTTGCCGGCTATAACGCGTTTCAATTCCTGCGCGCCCGCTTTGGTTCGCAGGTGCTCGCCATTCGCCGTACCGACTATTGGCCTCTCTCTGGCCCCGGCATTATCCCCTGCAACATGGATGACCGCGATGCAATGCGGCGGTTGTTCGACGAGCATCAGTTCGCCGGCGTGTTGCATTGCGAGGGAACTTGCAAGCTGAAGTCGTGCGAGCTCGATCCGGTGATGGCGCGGCGGATCAACGTTCGCAGTATGGAAGTGCTGCTAGAAACGATTGCGGCCAGCGATGTGCGACTCGTGCATCTCTCGATCGATCTCGTATTCTCCGGCACTCGCGGCGGCAATCATCTTGAGGATGATGCAACCGATCCCGTGACCATCTACGGCAAGACGATGGTCGAAGCCGAAGAGCTGATTGCCCGTGAACGACCGAGCGCTGCGATGCTGCGGATCTCGCTACCGATGGGCGTGAGCTTCAACGGCCATGCGGGGGCCATCGATTGGATTCAATCCCGTTTCAAAAAACAAAAGCCCGCGACGCTTTATTTCGATGAGCGCCGCACGCCAACCTACACCGATTGTCTCAGTCCGCTCTTGCTCGACGTCCTCGCACGACGGGAGCTGACCGGCCTGTATCACGCCGGCGGTCCTCTCTCGCTCAGCCTGTATGAAATCGCCCAGGTCGTGAACCGCGTCGGCGGCTATCGGCCGGAAGACCTCATGGGCTGCAACCGCATCGAAGCCGGCCCGCTGCCGCCGCGCGCGGGCGACGTCAGCATGAACAGCAGCCGCCTGGCCACCGCCATCGGCTACGAACCATTCGATCCCTGGCCTTACCATCCCGAGTTCGTGCCAACGCACCGCGAGTGGCACGCCGAGCGGAATGGCGAACAAGGTTCACCAGAACTGCTGGCGGAGATTTTGTATCGGAACCCGGGACGACGGTTGATTTAG
- a CDS encoding acetylxylan esterase, with the protein MLNRRLLCFATCLVACLIPAVTTAEPKLTILANQATGVYQPGDEVVWTIEVKDGDKPVFGAATYSIRRGGLIEVTKGMTKPGAEAITITHQDKDAAQKTPGLILLDVKFKPEEGKEVKGVAAAVFAPEKIAASSPPPDDFDAFWKAKIAELDAIPMNVKLEPVDIGDKKVEYYKVTMDNIKGKKIYGQLAKPVGGEKLPAVLTVQWAGVYPLNRGWVVDHAKQGRLAFNIIAHDLPIDESADFYKEKAAKELNDYPGIGNEDRETSYFLPMFLSCRRAVDFITQRPDWDGKHLLVQGGSQGGYQAIVTAGIHPAVTAFAANVPAGCDHTGKQAGRLPGWPNWASRVWQKKDEQKMLTTSRYFDAMNFATRAKCPGLIGLGLVDPVCPAEGIFATINQLQGPHEVVIMPAADHGGDHKAYYAKFGPFLDKYLHDKQPKKDES; encoded by the coding sequence ATGCTCAACCGCCGCTTGCTCTGTTTCGCGACGTGCCTGGTCGCGTGTTTGATTCCTGCCGTCACCACGGCCGAGCCGAAGTTGACGATTTTGGCCAACCAAGCGACCGGCGTTTATCAGCCCGGCGATGAAGTGGTTTGGACTATCGAGGTCAAGGATGGCGACAAGCCGGTTTTTGGCGCGGCCACGTATTCCATCCGCCGTGGAGGTTTGATCGAAGTCACCAAGGGGATGACGAAGCCAGGTGCCGAAGCGATTACCATCACTCATCAAGATAAGGACGCTGCGCAGAAGACGCCCGGCTTGATTTTGCTGGATGTAAAGTTCAAGCCCGAGGAAGGCAAGGAAGTGAAGGGTGTTGCCGCTGCGGTTTTTGCTCCCGAGAAGATCGCCGCTTCTTCACCGCCGCCGGATGACTTCGATGCCTTTTGGAAAGCCAAGATCGCCGAACTCGACGCCATTCCGATGAACGTGAAACTCGAGCCGGTCGACATCGGCGATAAGAAGGTCGAGTATTACAAAGTGACGATGGACAACATCAAGGGTAAGAAAATCTACGGCCAACTGGCAAAGCCGGTTGGTGGCGAGAAGCTGCCGGCAGTGCTGACGGTGCAATGGGCCGGGGTTTATCCGCTTAATCGTGGCTGGGTCGTCGATCATGCGAAGCAAGGTCGCCTGGCGTTCAACATCATCGCGCACGATTTGCCCATTGATGAATCGGCCGACTTCTACAAAGAAAAAGCCGCCAAGGAACTGAACGACTATCCCGGCATCGGCAACGAGGACCGTGAGACGAGCTACTTCTTGCCGATGTTTCTCTCTTGCCGCCGCGCGGTCGATTTCATCACGCAACGGCCCGATTGGGATGGCAAGCATCTGCTCGTGCAAGGCGGCAGCCAGGGTGGTTACCAAGCCATCGTGACCGCTGGCATTCATCCCGCCGTGACCGCCTTTGCCGCGAACGTGCCCGCTGGTTGCGATCACACCGGCAAACAAGCCGGCCGTTTGCCCGGTTGGCCAAACTGGGCCAGCCGTGTTTGGCAGAAGAAAGACGAACAAAAAATGCTGACGACATCGCGCTACTTCGATGCGATGAACTTTGCCACGCGAGCAAAGTGCCCCGGCCTGATCGGTCTCGGCCTGGTCGATCCGGTTTGTCCTGCCGAAGGAATCTTTGCCACGATCAACCAGCTGCAAGGTCCGCATGAAGTCGTGATCATGCCCGCCGCCGATCACGGTGGCGATCACAAAGCGTACTACGCCAAGTTTGGGCCGTTTTTGGATAAGTATTTGCACGACAAACAACCCAAAAAAGATGAGTCCTAA